One Silene latifolia isolate original U9 population chromosome 4, ASM4854445v1, whole genome shotgun sequence DNA segment encodes these proteins:
- the LOC141653350 gene encoding putative inactive leucine-rich repeat receptor-like protein kinase At3g03770: MGLSLRFWGLSLVFYITLSFCIKGISSQLQSSQIQVLQQLRKHLEYPNELEVWNDNDNICFLSHSTKVNVTCEGDVVTELRIMGHTPSKVGNFYGYAIPNQTLSDKFSMESFIVTLSRLTSLRVLSLVSLGIYGPLPDKIDRLSSLEFLDLSSNFFYGSIPPRMATMVKLQTLRLDGNFFNETMPSWFASLSNLSILSLSNNQLKGPFPGSVGKINTLNTLILSNNKISGSLPDLRSLSGLKVLDLSRNELDSELPTLPRGLFMALLNNNTFNGEIPRSYNRLNRLEHLDLSLNHLEGRLPVFLFSLPDIGYLNLASNELAGTLSDHIRCGEKLGFVDISSNKLTGEIPGCLRKTAAKFSGNCLTVDGHIQHPVSYCSESPRKKKISTAQCVVVLVVIIGVVVIVVGLLAFGFLLICRRYGPRGCQEQSLLQKQVQESTVTGVTSEILANARYISEAAKTGTQGLPMCRKFSLEELKEATKNFELSALIGEGSKGKIYRGRLQNGTTVAIRCLSLSNKYTIRNLKLRLDLLAKLRHPHLVCLLGHCIDNGAKPESSGNKVYLVYEYVPHGNLRDHLSDNGKRSVLTWTQRLVILIDIAKAVQFLHTGVIPGFFNNRLKTKNILLDEHQRAKLSDYGLSIVYDDEKTGVKGDHSKAWQMKVIEDDIYSFGFILLESLIGPSVSAKKTITLLNEVALLGSEEGQRQLLDPIVQSTSAKESLTTAISIASKCVSQESSTRPSFDDVLWNLQYAGQLQATSEGDRRFTTQAHS; this comes from the exons ATGGGTTTAAGTCTAAGGTTTTGGGGGTTGAGCTTGGTTTTCTACATCACATTGAGTTTTTGCATAAAGGGTATTTCTTCTCAATTACAGTCCTCACAAATCCAAGTACTACAACAATTAAGAAAACATTTAGAGTACCCAAATGAGTTGGAAGTGTGGAATGATAATGATAACATATGCTTTTTGTCACACTCTACCAAAGTAAATGTTACTTGTGAAGGAGATGTTGTTACTGAGCTAAGAATTATGGGTCATACACCTTCCAAAGTTGGGAACTTTTATGGTTATGCAATTCCAAATCAAACTTTATCAGATAAGTTCTCTATGGAGTCCTTTATTGTAACTTTATCAAGATTAACAAGTTTGAGAGTTCTTAGTTTGGTGTCTTTGGGCATCTATGGTCCACTTCCTGATAAAATTGACCGGCTTTCGTCATTGGAATTTCTCGACTTGAGTTCAAATTTCTTTTATGGCTCTATTCCACCAAGAATGGCAACAATGGTGAAGCTTCAAACACTTAGACTTGATGGCAACTTCTTCAATGAGACCATGCCCAGTTGGTTCGCGTCCCTGTCGAACCTTTCGATCCTAAGCTTGTCGAATAATCAGTTGAAAGGCCCATTTCCAGGTTCAGTTGGGAAAATCAACACACTCAATACCCTTATACTGTCAAACAACAAGATTTCCGGCTCACTGCCTGATTTACGTAGCCTGAGTGGGCTTAAAGTACTGGACTTGAGCAGGAATGAGTTGGATTCGGAGTTGCCCACTTTGCCTCGAGGTTTATTCATGGCTTTGCTGAACAATAATACCTTCAATGGAGAAATACCGAGAAGTTATAATCGATTGAATCGATTAGAGCACCTCGACTTGTCATTGAATCATCTTGAAGGAAGATTACCAGTGTTCCTTTTCTCTCTGCCTGATATTGGCTACCTGAACTTGGCATCCAATGAGCTGGCAGGAACACTCTCAGACCACATTCGATGTGGTGAGAAACTTGGGTTTGTTGACATATCGAGCAATAAATTAACCGGAGAAATACCCGGGTGTTTAAGAAAAACAGCTGCAAAATTCTCTGGGAATTGTTTGACAGTTGATGGGCATATCCAACATCCAGTGTCATATTGTTCTGAGTctccaaggaagaagaagatttCCACGGCCCAATGTGTCGTAGTTTTGGTTGTCATAATTGGAGTTGTAGTTATTGTGGTAGGACTTCTAGCATTTGGATTTTTGTTGATATGTAGAAGATATGGTCCGAGGGGCTGCCAAGAGCAAAGCTTGTTGCAGAAGCAAGTTCAGGAAAGCACTGTGACAGGGGTCACTTCCGAAATTTTAGCAAATGCCA GGTACATATCTGAAGCAGCTAAAACAGGTACCCAAGGACTCCCAATGTGTAGAAAATTTTCCCTGGAAGAGCTGAAAGAAGCCACAAAGAACTTTGAGTTATCTGCCCTCATAGGAGAAGGTTCCAAGGGCAAG ATTTATAGAGGAAGATTACAAAATGGAACCACAGTGGCGATAAGGTGCCTATCACTGTCAAACAAGTACACAATTCGAAATCTCAAGCTCCGGCTGGACCTCTTGGCAAAGCTGCGGCACCCACATTTAGTCTGTCTTCTAGGTCACTGCATTGACAATGGAGCCAAGCCTGAGTCTAGTGGAAATAAGGTCTATCTTGTCTATGAATACGTGCCTCATGGAAATCTACGCGATCACCTGTCTG ATAACGGTAAACGTTCAGTGCTAACATGGACACAGAGGTTGGTAATTCTGATAGACATAGCCAAAGCTGTACAATTCCTTCACACAGGAGTTATTCCAGGTTTCTTCAATAATCGATTGAAGACGAAAAATATTTTGCTTGACGAACATCAAAGAGCGAAATTAAGTGATTATGGACTGTCTATCGTGTACGATGATGAGAAAACCGGG GTAAAAGGAGATCATTCGAAAGCATG GCAAATGAAGGTTATTGAAGATGATATTTATAGCTTTGGATTTATACTACTTGAATCTCTCATTGGTCCTTCAGTGTCGGCCAAGAAAACAATCACGCTCTTAAACGAAGTG GCATTACTTGGCAGCGAAGAAGGTCAAAGACAGCTGCTTGATCCAATTGTCCAGTCAACTTCAGCGAAAGAGTCACTGACAACTGCTATCTCAATAGCCAGCAAATGCGTTTCACAAGAATCATCAACACGTCCATCCTTTGATGACGTGCTTTGGAATTTACAGTATGCAGGCCAACTTCAAGCAACATCAGAGGGTGATAGAAGATTCACAACCCAAGCACATTCTTGA